The following are encoded together in the Bactrocera neohumeralis isolate Rockhampton chromosome 6, APGP_CSIRO_Bneo_wtdbg2-racon-allhic-juicebox.fasta_v2, whole genome shotgun sequence genome:
- the LOC126761565 gene encoding UDP-glucose 4-epimerase — protein MSPPNVLVTGGAGYIGSHTVLEMLNAGYNVICIDNLSNAYSSGSSKLPESLNRVQKLTGKTLIYYCIDITDRDQVRSVFQEHKIDMVAHFAALKAVGESCRIPLQYYHNNMTGTNVLLEAMADNNVFKFVYSSSATVYGEPKFLPVTEEHPTGNCTSPYGKTKYFTEEILKDLCKSDKRWAVMSLRYFNPVGAHPSGCIGEDPNGEPNNLMPFIAQVAVGRRDVLKIYGSDFPTKDGTGVRDYIHIVDLAEGHLRALEKLRNVAETGFFAYNLGTGVGYSVLEMVHAFEEASNRKINYEITDRRSGDVATCFANASLAETSLGWKAKRGIIEMCADTWRWQSNNPNGYASK, from the exons ATGAGTCCTCCAAATGTTTTAGTAACCGGAGGTGCGGGATATATAGGCTCCCATACAGTATTGGAGATGTTGAATGCAGGTTACAACGTAATTTGTATAGATAACTTGAGTAATGCGTATAGCTCAGGGTCGTCTAAACTACCGGAGTCATTAAATAGAGTCCAAAAATTGACTGGGAAAACATTAATTTACTATTGCATAGACATTACTGATAGAGATCAAGTTCGTTCTGTTTTTCAAGAG CACAAAATCGATATGGTGGCTCATTTTGCTGCGCTTAAAGCAGTTGGAGAATCTTGCCGTATACCGCTACAATACTATCATAATAATATGACGGGAACAAATGTTCTCCTGGAAGCTATGGCTGATAACAATGTGTTTAAATTTGTGTATAGCTCCAGTGCCACTGTTTATGGTGAACCCAAATTCTTGCCTGTAACTGAAGAACATCCAACCGGCAATTGTACAAGTCCCTATGGCAAAACAAAGTATTTTACCGAAGAAATTTTAAAGGATCTATGTAAATCCGATAAG cgTTGGGCAGTTATGTCATTGCGTTACTTTAATCCAGTTGGAGCACATCCGAGTGGATGTATTGGCGAAGACCCCAACGGAGAGCCTAATAACTTGATGCCTTTTATTGCTCAAGTGGCCGTCGGACGTCgggatgttttgaaaatttatggttCTGATTTTCCGACAAAAGATGGAACCGGAGTACGCGATTATATTCATATTGTAGATCTCGCAGAAGGACATTTGAGAGCTctggaaaaattaagaaatgtagCTGAGACTGGATTTTTTGCATATAATCTTGGCACTGGTGTTGGATATTCTGTTCTGGAAATGGTACATGCCTTTGAAGAGGCTAGTAATCGAAAAATTAACTATGAAATAACTGATCGGCGATCTGGTGATGTGGCGACTTGTTTCGCCAATGCTTCGCTGGCTGAAACTTCTCTCGGTTGGAAAGCTAAACGCGGCATTATTGAAATGTGTGCAGATACTTGGCGTTGGCAGAGTAATAACCCTAATGGTTAtgcttcaaaataa